The following are encoded in a window of Candidatus Margulisiibacteriota bacterium genomic DNA:
- a CDS encoding radical SAM protein — translation MAKKKTNFINGFEIELTNHCNANCVFCPRKALTRSKGFMSWDVFKKIIERIPEFGAEFIIFSGFGEPLMHPDCLDYIKYLHDNQPKVRIELITNGTFLTPERTDKLKNITIDELTISFSCESKAAYEKTMRNIPSDQIINNLSYLSKNGGDLLNKTMIRPVLTKIFDYPQWTAMQNILAHLGFRPKNFDKAVLCINRGGYLPPGEVWDEQFLKEKGVEFYPPENISCLMWANTLQLAWNGDVLLCCCDINKNTDIGNITTSKIDDLLAKILYYRHYKYKPEICYRCNAPFVFNGFKKYD, via the coding sequence ATGGCTAAAAAGAAAACTAATTTTATTAACGGGTTTGAGATCGAACTAACCAACCATTGCAACGCTAATTGTGTCTTTTGTCCCAGAAAAGCCTTGACCAGATCGAAAGGTTTTATGAGTTGGGATGTTTTCAAGAAAATCATCGAAAGGATCCCCGAGTTTGGCGCGGAATTTATTATCTTTTCTGGTTTTGGCGAACCGCTCATGCATCCTGACTGCCTTGACTACATTAAATATTTGCATGATAACCAGCCGAAAGTCAGAATTGAATTGATAACTAATGGGACTTTTTTGACCCCGGAAAGAACGGATAAGCTCAAAAATATTACGATTGATGAATTAACCATCAGTTTTTCCTGCGAAAGCAAAGCCGCATATGAGAAAACCATGAGAAATATTCCTTCGGACCAGATTATCAATAATTTATCTTATCTGTCTAAAAATGGCGGAGACCTGCTTAATAAAACAATGATCAGGCCCGTGCTAACCAAAATATTTGATTATCCTCAATGGACAGCAATGCAAAACATTCTGGCTCACCTGGGTTTTAGGCCGAAAAACTTCGATAAAGCGGTACTTTGTATTAACCGAGGCGGTTATTTGCCGCCCGGCGAAGTATGGGATGAACAATTTCTCAAAGAAAAGGGAGTGGAATTCTATCCGCCGGAAAATATCTCCTGTTTGATGTGGGCTAATACATTGCAGCTCGCCTGGAATGGGGATGTTCTGCTTTGTTGTTGCGATATTAACAAAAACACCGACATTGGGAATATCACGACATCAAAGATAGATGATCTTCTGGCAAAGATATTATACTATCGTCATTATAAGTATAAACCGGAAATCTGCTATCGATGCAATGCCCCTTTTGTTTTCAACGGATTTAAAAAATACGATTAA
- a CDS encoding class I SAM-dependent methyltransferase, giving the protein MANKFDSLTNLFICPVCKAEISLAGQNQLVCKNSHVFNIHEDIPIFAPNPPSQFYEEWTYKMHLELSARAPFIDKIMYYLSERLGLSLRREKFLKKALNGKKGFVLDVGCGAGRSFYRQIGPVIGVDIAMSALKDSRKIYPLVAQADVLNLPFQDNIFDFVVSTDMIGHIPAAEKDQLLKEMCRVLKPGGIMAHVIEADANNLFYNFAKRDKDLFHKYFVIEISGHFGLERAAETLNRFRALGLKEEKVELIYDLFVPLYDFLRFYGEGYQKKYPVVKFLALMVKMLMKNRYVAFIADIKLGIFATIFEKFRDIRCAQDFGVVYRKAS; this is encoded by the coding sequence ATGGCCAACAAATTTGATTCATTGACCAATCTGTTTATCTGTCCGGTTTGTAAAGCCGAGATTTCACTGGCCGGGCAGAACCAACTAGTTTGCAAGAACAGTCACGTTTTCAATATCCACGAAGACATCCCGATTTTTGCGCCAAACCCGCCCAGCCAGTTCTACGAAGAATGGACCTACAAAATGCATCTCGAACTATCGGCTCGCGCGCCTTTCATCGATAAAATAATGTATTATCTTTCGGAAAGACTTGGCTTGAGCTTGCGCCGCGAAAAGTTCCTGAAAAAGGCGTTAAACGGCAAAAAGGGCTTTGTTTTAGATGTTGGCTGCGGCGCGGGAAGAAGCTTTTATCGCCAGATCGGGCCGGTGATCGGCGTTGACATCGCCATGAGCGCCCTCAAGGATTCGAGGAAAATATACCCGCTGGTCGCCCAGGCGGATGTTCTTAATTTGCCGTTTCAGGACAATATTTTTGACTTTGTCGTCAGCACTGACATGATCGGCCATATTCCGGCCGCTGAAAAAGACCAGCTATTAAAAGAGATGTGTCGGGTGCTTAAGCCAGGCGGGATTATGGCCCATGTCATTGAGGCCGATGCGAATAATTTATTCTACAATTTTGCCAAGAGGGACAAGGACCTTTTTCATAAATATTTCGTAATCGAGATAAGCGGTCATTTTGGGCTGGAAAGAGCCGCTGAAACGCTCAATCGTTTCCGCGCGCTCGGCCTAAAAGAGGAAAAAGTTGAATTGATCTATGATCTGTTTGTGCCGCTTTATGATTTCTTGAGATTTTACGGGGAAGGCTATCAAAAAAAATATCCAGTAGTTAAATTTCTGGCTTTGATGGTAAAAATGCTGATGAAAAATCGATATGTGGCATTTATCGCGGACATAAAACTCGGTATTTTTGCCACAATATTTGAGAAATTCAGGGATATCCGTTGCGCCCAGGATTTTGGTGTTGTTTATAGGAAGGCGAGTTGA
- a CDS encoding tetratricopeptide repeat protein, with protein MIRGILGVRMLPKQVRTAARAAVFSLGVLSLGSGCSPSINAWNNRGNALSQQGKFNEALEAYKQALKINPDDPDIWSNIGVVLKKQEKLDEALEAYNRALKIYALKNNPNWNDNHAMAWEHKGNVLHALGRLDEALAAYNTALELYPFFVTPWPEFNSPDSPTPWQRKGDVLYALGRLDEALDAYNRELQIRPQNDNAWNGKGMVFEKQGKLDKALEAYKRAWGINPGDPVIWKNIGDVLYKQGGLDGALAAYDNALEINSNYAVAWVGKGEVLYGQGKLNEALEAYNKALQINPNYAVAWNNKGAALRNQGNLNEALGAYNKALEINPNYAIAWQGKGTVLARQGKLTEALEAYNRALEINPHDAVIWSNKGVVLENQGKLTEALMAYDKALIINPNLDVVWNSKGVVLYKQGKMSEALEAYNKALQINPNNDSAWNNKGAVLADQGKLNEALEAYNKALQINPNNANAWSNKGVALYKQGKMSEALDSCNRALQINPNYANAWGNKGAVLKKQGKLTEALEALNKALDIDPNLARAWFHKGDVFAGQGKLDEAIMAYNKAIEINPNEADAWNGKGNVFKKQGKADEAERCFKRARELGLNR; from the coding sequence ATGATACGAGGAATATTAGGAGTAAGAATGTTGCCAAAACAGGTGCGCACAGCCGCACGAGCCGCAGTTTTTTCTTTGGGAGTTTTAAGTCTTGGGAGTGGGTGCTCTCCCAGTATTAATGCCTGGAACAATAGAGGTAATGCACTTTCACAGCAGGGGAAATTTAATGAGGCGCTTGAAGCTTATAAGCAGGCATTAAAGATCAATCCTGATGATCCTGACATCTGGAGCAATATAGGTGTTGTACTTAAGAAACAAGAGAAATTAGATGAAGCACTTGAAGCTTATAATAGAGCGCTGAAAATTTACGCCTTAAAAAATAATCCTAACTGGAATGACAATCATGCAATGGCTTGGGAGCATAAAGGAAATGTGCTTCATGCTTTAGGGAGATTAGATGAAGCACTTGCGGCTTACAATACAGCATTGGAACTTTACCCTTTTTTTGTTACCCCTTGGCCGGAATTTAATTCTCCCGATAGTCCTACTCCCTGGCAAAGGAAGGGAGATGTGCTTTATGCTTTAGGGAGATTAGATGAAGCGCTTGATGCCTACAATAGGGAATTGCAAATTAGGCCCCAAAATGATAATGCCTGGAACGGTAAAGGAATGGTGTTTGAAAAACAAGGAAAATTAGATAAAGCGCTTGAAGCTTATAAGCGGGCATGGGGAATCAATCCTGGTGATCCTGTCATCTGGAAGAATATTGGAGATGTACTTTACAAACAAGGGGGATTGGATGGGGCGCTTGCGGCCTACGATAATGCTCTAGAGATTAATTCCAATTATGCTGTTGCTTGGGTCGGTAAAGGAGAGGTGCTTTATGGCCAAGGGAAATTAAATGAGGCACTTGAAGCTTATAATAAAGCACTGCAAATTAATCCAAATTATGCTGTCGCCTGGAACAATAAAGGAGCTGCGCTTCGTAATCAAGGGAACTTAAATGAAGCACTAGGAGCTTACAACAAAGCTTTAGAAATTAATCCTAATTATGCGATCGCTTGGCAAGGTAAAGGAACTGTACTTGCCAGACAGGGGAAATTAACTGAAGCGCTTGAGGCTTACAACAGGGCTTTGGAAATTAATCCTCACGATGCGGTTATTTGGAGCAATAAGGGAGTTGTGCTTGAAAATCAAGGTAAATTAACTGAAGCACTTATGGCTTACGATAAAGCCCTAATAATTAATCCTAATCTTGATGTTGTTTGGAATAGTAAAGGAGTTGTGCTTTATAAACAAGGAAAAATGTCTGAAGCACTTGAAGCTTACAATAAAGCATTGCAAATTAATCCTAATAATGATAGTGCCTGGAATAATAAAGGTGCTGTGCTTGCTGACCAAGGGAAATTAAATGAGGCGCTTGAAGCTTACAATAAAGCATTGCAAATTAATCCCAACAATGCTAATGCCTGGAGCAATAAAGGAGTTGCACTTTATAAGCAAGGGAAAATGTCTGAAGCACTTGACTCCTGCAATAGAGCATTACAAATTAATCCTAATTATGCTAATGCCTGGGGCAACAAAGGAGCTGTGCTTAAAAAGCAAGGGAAATTAACTGAAGCACTTGAAGCTCTTAATAAAGCATTGGACATTGATCCTAATCTTGCTCGTGCCTGGTTTCATAAAGGAGATGTTTTTGCCGGCCAGGGGAAATTAGATGAAGCAATTATGGCTTATAATAAAGCCATAGAGATTAATCCTAATGAAGCCGATGCCTGGAATGGTAAGGGGAATGTATTTAAAAAGCAAGGAAAAGCAGACGAAGCTGAAAGGTGTTTTAAGCGAGCCAGAGAACTAGGCTTAAACCGCTGA